One segment of Massilia sp. Se16.2.3 DNA contains the following:
- a CDS encoding endonuclease/exonuclease/phosphatase family protein gives MKIRVATYNIHKGVSSLRSTPRVLALKKAISEFHADIVFLQEVQGRHDRHQERYGNHKRPHRVWPEAAQYEYFAGDSHHAAYGMNAVYDHGHHGNALLSSFPIENSHNHDVSDHAYEQRGILHCVLETPAGKVHCYVVHLGLFEGGRGRQAEQLIEAVQRSSHGEPVIIAGDFNDWRNTLSARLRNALGVVEVFDELGPKSALGDMVRSWAGRQPRLAPARTFPAALPWFRLDRIYVRGFKVDNARVMAGPMWARLSDHAPIVAELQLTEACVALPT, from the coding sequence ATGAAGATTCGTGTCGCAACCTACAATATTCACAAGGGCGTCTCGTCGCTGCGCAGTACCCCGCGGGTGCTGGCGCTGAAAAAAGCGATTTCCGAATTCCACGCCGATATCGTCTTTCTGCAGGAAGTGCAGGGGCGGCATGACCGCCACCAGGAGCGCTACGGCAACCACAAGCGCCCGCACCGGGTGTGGCCCGAAGCCGCCCAATACGAATATTTCGCCGGCGACTCCCACCACGCGGCCTATGGCATGAACGCCGTCTACGACCACGGCCACCACGGCAATGCGCTGCTGAGCAGTTTTCCGATCGAAAACAGCCATAACCACGACGTCTCCGACCACGCCTACGAACAGCGCGGCATCCTGCACTGCGTACTGGAAACCCCGGCGGGCAAGGTGCACTGCTATGTCGTCCACCTGGGCCTGTTCGAAGGCGGACGCGGGCGCCAGGCCGAACAGCTGATCGAGGCCGTCCAGCGATCCTCGCACGGCGAGCCGGTGATCATCGCGGGCGACTTCAACGACTGGCGCAATACCCTCAGCGCGCGCCTGCGCAATGCGCTGGGCGTTGTCGAGGTATTCGACGAACTCGGGCCGAAATCGGCCCTGGGTGACATGGTGCGCAGCTGGGCAGGCCGCCAGCCGCGCCTGGCGCCGGCGCGCACCTTCCCGGCCGCGCTGCCCTGGTTCCGGCTCGACCGCATCTATGTGCGCGGCTTCAAGGTCGACAATGCCCGGGTCATGGCCGGGCCGATGTGGGCCAGGCTGTCCGACCATGCGCCGATCGTGGCCGAACTGCAGCTAACTGAAGCATGCGTAGCGTTACCTACGTAG
- a CDS encoding RNA-binding S4 domain-containing protein encodes MEDNNVRIDKWLWAARFFKTRSMAADAVERGRVRIGGEPVKPARNVKVNDKLVIDNGSDRWEVIVAAVSDKRGPAPVARELYFETEESIAKRENDKTARRLFPEPSLDIKGRPTKRDRRAISRAGG; translated from the coding sequence ATGGAAGACAATAACGTACGCATCGACAAGTGGCTGTGGGCGGCGCGCTTTTTCAAGACGCGTTCGATGGCGGCCGACGCCGTCGAGCGGGGCAGGGTGCGCATCGGTGGCGAACCGGTGAAGCCAGCCCGCAACGTCAAGGTCAACGACAAGCTGGTGATCGATAACGGTTCCGATCGCTGGGAAGTGATCGTTGCCGCCGTTTCGGACAAGCGCGGCCCGGCACCGGTGGCCCGCGAGCTCTACTTTGAAACCGAAGAGAGCATCGCCAAGCGCGAGAACGACAAGACGGCGCGCCGGCTGTTCCCGGAACCGAGCCTGGACATCAAGGGGCGGCCGACCAAGCGCGACCGGCGGGCGATTTCGCGGGCGGGTGGGTAG
- a CDS encoding TetR/AcrR family transcriptional regulator, which translates to MRKGEQTRAAILDVALELASRNGLEGLTIGLLADRMNMSKSGVFAHFGSREDLQMEVLKLYHHRFEQEVFFPSVKEPRGLPRLESMFARWVKRVSVEIASGCIYISGAVEYDDRPGPIREALVSMVRAWQGALLRCVQQTIDCGALQPGTDPQQLVFEMYGMILALHHDARFLRIPGAVERANRGFVRLIENYRNPTQGQQAG; encoded by the coding sequence ATGCGCAAGGGCGAGCAGACGCGGGCGGCGATTCTCGACGTCGCGCTGGAACTCGCCAGTCGGAATGGCCTGGAAGGCCTGACCATCGGCCTGCTGGCAGATCGCATGAACATGAGCAAGTCCGGCGTGTTCGCGCACTTCGGTTCGCGCGAAGACCTGCAGATGGAAGTGCTCAAGCTCTACCACCACCGTTTCGAGCAGGAAGTGTTTTTCCCCAGCGTGAAAGAGCCACGCGGTTTGCCGCGCCTGGAATCGATGTTCGCACGCTGGGTCAAGCGGGTATCGGTCGAAATCGCGTCCGGCTGTATCTATATCAGCGGCGCGGTGGAGTACGATGACCGGCCAGGCCCCATCCGCGAAGCGCTGGTGTCGATGGTGCGTGCCTGGCAAGGCGCGCTGCTGCGCTGTGTCCAGCAGACCATCGATTGCGGCGCCTTGCAGCCCGGCACCGATCCCCAGCAGCTGGTGTTCGAAATGTACGGGATGATCCTTGCCCTGCACCACGACGCACGTTTCCTGCGGATCCCTGGCGCCGTCGAGCGCGCCAACCGCGGCTTCGTGCGGCTGATCGAGAATTACCGTAATCCCACTCAAGGCCAACAAGCGGGCTGA
- a CDS encoding acyl-CoA dehydrogenase C-terminal domain-containing protein: MGQYVAPIRDMQFVLHEFLNVTEEFKNLPAYQEIDADIINQVLEEGAKFTQEVLFPLNHSGDREGCHFDAATKTVTTPKGFKEAYKQYVEGGWAALACDPEYGGQGLPVSLNNSFYEMLNSANQAWTMYPGLSHGAYECLKEHGTEEQKKFYLPKLVSGEWTGTMCLTEAHCGTDLGLLRSKAEPQADGTYKITGSKIFISAGEHDVSENIVHLVLARLPDAPEGSKGISLFLVPKFLPNADGSIGERNPIFCGAIEEKMGIHGNSTCQMNLDGAVGTLIGQPHKGLNAMFVFMNAARLGVGMQSLGLTEVAYQNALVYAKDRIQMRSLSGPKAPDKPADPIIVHPDVRRMLLTAKAYAEGARALTSYIALQIDRELNHPDEEVRKAAAGEVALLTPIVKAFITDNGWIATSEAMQVYGGHGYISEWGMEQYVRDARINMIYEGTNTVQSLDLLGRKILMDNGTKLRAFGEKIKNFVEENGLDENMSEFVTPLGELGEKVTKLTMEIGMKAFQNQDEVGAAAVPYLRVVGHLVFSYFFAQMAKIALAKKDSGDKFYEAKLHTARFYFARLYPETAMLIRQARSGASNLLALDADLF, translated from the coding sequence ATGGGTCAGTACGTCGCGCCAATCCGGGATATGCAGTTCGTTCTGCACGAGTTCCTCAACGTCACCGAAGAATTCAAGAACTTGCCGGCATACCAGGAAATCGATGCCGACATCATCAACCAGGTCCTGGAAGAAGGTGCGAAGTTCACGCAGGAAGTGCTGTTCCCGCTGAACCACTCGGGCGATCGCGAAGGCTGCCATTTTGACGCGGCCACCAAGACCGTCACCACGCCAAAAGGCTTCAAGGAAGCCTATAAGCAGTATGTCGAAGGCGGCTGGGCGGCATTGGCTTGCGATCCGGAATACGGCGGCCAGGGCCTGCCTGTCTCGCTGAACAATTCGTTCTACGAGATGTTGAACTCGGCCAACCAGGCCTGGACCATGTACCCGGGCCTGTCGCACGGCGCCTACGAGTGCCTGAAGGAACACGGCACCGAAGAGCAGAAGAAGTTCTACCTGCCGAAGCTGGTCTCGGGCGAGTGGACCGGCACCATGTGCCTGACCGAAGCGCACTGCGGTACCGACCTGGGCCTGCTGCGCTCGAAGGCCGAGCCGCAAGCCGACGGCACCTATAAAATCACCGGTTCGAAGATCTTCATCTCGGCCGGCGAACACGATGTGTCGGAAAACATCGTCCACCTGGTGCTGGCACGCCTGCCAGACGCACCGGAAGGCTCGAAGGGCATCTCGCTGTTCCTGGTCCCTAAATTCCTGCCGAACGCGGACGGTTCGATCGGCGAACGCAACCCGATCTTCTGCGGCGCCATCGAAGAAAAGATGGGCATCCACGGCAACTCGACCTGCCAGATGAACCTGGACGGCGCCGTCGGCACCCTGATCGGCCAGCCGCATAAAGGCCTGAACGCGATGTTCGTGTTCATGAACGCCGCCCGCCTGGGCGTGGGCATGCAGTCGCTCGGCCTGACCGAAGTGGCTTACCAGAACGCCCTGGTCTACGCGAAAGACCGCATCCAGATGCGTTCGCTGTCGGGCCCGAAAGCACCGGACAAGCCGGCCGACCCGATCATCGTGCACCCGGACGTGCGCCGCATGCTGCTCACCGCCAAGGCCTATGCCGAAGGCGCCCGCGCGCTGACCTCGTACATCGCGCTGCAGATCGACCGCGAACTGAACCACCCGGACGAAGAAGTGCGCAAGGCCGCCGCCGGCGAAGTCGCGCTGCTGACCCCGATCGTCAAGGCTTTCATTACCGACAACGGCTGGATCGCTACCTCGGAAGCGATGCAGGTCTACGGCGGCCACGGCTACATCAGCGAGTGGGGCATGGAGCAGTACGTGCGTGACGCGCGCATCAACATGATCTACGAAGGCACCAACACCGTGCAGTCGCTCGACCTGCTGGGCCGCAAGATCCTGATGGACAACGGCACCAAACTGCGCGCCTTCGGCGAGAAGATCAAGAACTTCGTCGAAGAGAACGGCCTGGACGAAAACATGTCCGAATTCGTGACGCCGCTTGGCGAACTGGGCGAAAAAGTCACCAAGCTGACCATGGAAATCGGCATGAAGGCCTTCCAGAACCAGGATGAAGTCGGCGCCGCCGCCGTGCCTTACCTGCGCGTGGTCGGTCACCTGGTGTTTTCCTACTTCTTCGCCCAGATGGCGAAGATCGCGCTGGCCAAGAAAGACTCGGGCGACAAGTTCTACGAAGCCAAGCTGCACACGGCGCGCTTCTACTTCGCCCGCCTGTACCCGGAAACCGCCATGCTGATCCGCCAGGCACGTTCGGGCGCGAGCAACCTGCTGGCGCTCGACGCCGACCTGTTCTAA